The following is a genomic window from Carboxydocella sporoproducens DSM 16521.
TATGTAGCCCCTTTTGATGTCAGGCTGCCGGAGGAAGGAGAAACCGAGGAAAACTGCCGCAATGTAGTACAGCCGGACATCAGCGTCATCTGTGACCGTACCAAACTGGATGATAAAGGCTGTCTGGGGGCTCCGGACTGGATTATTGAGGTGGTTTCCCCCTCCCATACCTCCCATGATTATGTGCGCAAGTTGAATCTTTATGAACGATTCGGAGTTCGTGAGTACTGGATCGTCAACCCTGATTCCCGCCATATCCTGGTGTATCGCCTGGGAGAGCAAGGAGGTTATGGGGCCCCAATCGTGATCCGGGAAGGGGAAATCGCCCAACCTGGCTTGTTCCCGGAATTGAGCATTGATACCCGGGAACTGTTTGCGGATTAATTCAGAAAAAACAATTGCTAAGAAGGAAATACCACGGGGAGCGAAAAGGTTTAAGGCAGTTGCCTCCTTTCGCTTTTTTTTATATTATACCAGATATAAGGAATAAATAAGGAGCAGTAAGATGAAACTGGATGAGCTATTTATCGAAAAGGTTATGAAGAAAGTAAATAATTATTTATTACGGTATGAACCGGAAAAAGCCTTGCGTTTACTGGACCGTGAGCTAAAAAAACATCCTCAGGCCTGGCCGCTGGCAATGAAGAAGGCAATTATTCTTTTCGAGGAGGGGGAAATGGCAGAGGCTGAACAGCTGTTGCTTACAACCAGGGAGCAGTATCCCGAATTGCCGGTGGTCTATTTCTGGCTGGCGCGCCTGGCGCTGGAACAGATGCAACTGGAAAAGGCTCTGCAGTACTGTCAGACCTTGCTGGAGCTGGAACCTTTTGATGCGGTCAACTATGTACTGCGGGCAGAGGTTTACGAACTGCTAGAGCGAAACCAGGAGGCGGAAGGGGATTATACTAAGGCGTTGGAGCTAGAGGAAAAGACTGACCTCTACTACCGACGCAGTTATGTCCGTTTCTTGCAAAAAGATTTTGAGGGAGCTCTGGCTGACCTGGAAGAGGCCCGGCAGGCAGCCCTGACTGATGAAGAAAAAAGCCGGGTGGAATTTGGTACGGGTGTGGTTCTGGCGGGAATGGGCCACTATGATGCGGCAGAACGGGCCTTCAACCTGGCCCTGGAGCTTTACCCCGATTATTTTGCCGCCCATGAGCAACGGGCTTTTTGCCGGCTGGAACTGGAAGACTGGGAGGGGGCACTGGAGGATAGTGAATGGCTGCTGGCAAGAAGGCCGGATGAGGACCGTTTCTGGTGGTTGAAAGGCCTGGCGTTATACCGGCTGGGACGAGTGGAGGATGCTTTGCTGGCTGCGGAAAATTATCTGCAGCAACATCCGGAGGATCCGGCGGCCTATTTCAACTTGGGCCTGATGTACGAAGAGCTGGGAGAACTGAAACAGGCAACAGAATTTTACTCCCTGGCCCTTGAGCTGGACCCTGGCTATGCTGAGGCCTATTTGCGCCGGGCCTGGAGTAATTATCAGCAGCTGGAACTGGAGAAAGCCCGAACAGATTTGCTCTGGTGGGTTTATACTGCTTTTTCCGATAGTGACCTTACCACCATGCGGGCGAGGCTGGCAGAGGCCCCTGGTTTTGATGAAGAGTTTCTGAACTCAGTGAGTGAACAGCTGGAAATGGGGCCGCCACAGGATAAAAGCTTTTTATGCTGATGGCGAAATTTGCTGCAATTTTTGGCAAGGATATCCTGCAACGGTGTCGAATACCCCTGGTGTACAGAGTTAAAACTTTGGAGGCCGATTTGGCCCTGGCAGCGGCAGGAGGTCTCAACAATCCGTTGCTGGCGCGCTATCGACGCTATATAGTCGAACATGCCTTATTTTCCGGGCGGCCAGTACTGGGGCTGATCACCCTGGGTACTCCGCCCTCGCCCCCCTTGCTACTCCAACTCAATGTTTTCTTCTCTGCTGGCAATAAATTGGCCAGTTGGTAATGTGAACAAAATCTGATATAATGTCCATAAAGGCCGCCCATGTAATACTGAGGGGGGAAGGACTATGCCAACCAGAATGAGGTTAACAGATATTAACTTGTTGGAAGTCCTGAGTTCGCCGGAGTATGCCCGGTACTTGAAAGAGTTTCGGGAACAACGGTTTTCTAAAAAGGCAATACTTTTTTCGCCGAACGACGAGAAAAATCTGGTGTTTTTGGTGAAATCGGGAAAAATCAGGGTTTACCTGGCTTATGAGGATAAAGAATTTACCCTGTCCATTTTGGAGGCGGGT
Proteins encoded in this region:
- a CDS encoding tetratricopeptide repeat protein, with product MKLDELFIEKVMKKVNNYLLRYEPEKALRLLDRELKKHPQAWPLAMKKAIILFEEGEMAEAEQLLLTTREQYPELPVVYFWLARLALEQMQLEKALQYCQTLLELEPFDAVNYVLRAEVYELLERNQEAEGDYTKALELEEKTDLYYRRSYVRFLQKDFEGALADLEEARQAALTDEEKSRVEFGTGVVLAGMGHYDAAERAFNLALELYPDYFAAHEQRAFCRLELEDWEGALEDSEWLLARRPDEDRFWWLKGLALYRLGRVEDALLAAENYLQQHPEDPAAYFNLGLMYEELGELKQATEFYSLALELDPGYAEAYLRRAWSNYQQLELEKARTDLLWWVYTAFSDSDLTTMRARLAEAPGFDEEFLNSVSEQLEMGPPQDKSFLC
- a CDS encoding Uma2 family endonuclease; protein product: YVAPFDVRLPEEGETEENCRNVVQPDISVICDRTKLDDKGCLGAPDWIIEVVSPSHTSHDYVRKLNLYERFGVREYWIVNPDSRHILVYRLGEQGGYGAPIVIREGEIAQPGLFPELSIDTRELFAD